Part of the Fusibacter sp. A1 genome is shown below.
TGTACATGCCGGCGTAGATTCCTTCTTCTGCCATCAGCTCCTCATGGGTGCCATGCTCGACAATCGCCCCCTCCTCAAGTACTAGGATTTCATCGGCGATGCTCGCCGCGGCGAGGCGATGGGTGACCAATATGCTTGTTTTGTCTTTGCTCAGCCTCTCAAACTGTTCATACAACTCCCGTTCCACTAATGGGTCGAGCGCGGCAGTTGGCTCATCCAAAATCTGAATCGGCCTGTTTTGAAGGAGAACCCGTAAAATAGCGATTTTTTGCCATAACCCTCCTGATAACTCCACTCCATCTTTTTCAAGTTTACCTAGATGGGTATCCAGTCCAAAGGGCAATGAGGCGAACCAGTCCTCCATTTTCAGATCCCTTAGGGCCTGAAGAAAAGATTGCTTGTTCTCATCCAGCTCGACACCTGCCAGTTTAAGCTGTTCTCTAAGCGTCAGATGATAGGCGGTGAAATCCTGATGCACGATTCCAAAATAAGCCCTGAGTTCATCCTTATTCATTTCTGATATGGACTTGCCCCCAACCATGACGCTCCCCTCAAACTCATCATAAAGACCTGTCAAAAGCTTGATGAGTGTAGATTTTCCAGCTCCATTCGCTCCTACGACAGCATAGGTTTTGCCCGGTTCCAAGCTAAAGTCGATCCCCTTTAGAATCGGACCCGTCGTACTCGGGTACTTGAAGCTCACCTTATCAAAAGAGATCCTCCGACTTTCAGAATCATGTCGTAGGGGCTGCAATGAGTCAATCTCCTTGTCGTAGTTGTAAAACCGGTTCAAATCGGCGACCAGCAAACGATATTTGCTATAATCCTTCACATTGACGATCAGTTCCCACGACAACACATCAACCAGCTTGAAGACAGCTGTAATCAGCCCGATATATAACCCCGGGCTCATACTCCTATCCGCCACTGACGGCGCCAGTAGAAATGCGATCGACATGGAGAAGAAGATCACCGCCAAAGAGGAGCTTTTCATCCTCACAAAGTTTTGCAGTGTGACCTTATAGTCGATTCGTCTCGCTTCAGTAAAGGATTCCTGCCATTTTTTATTGATAAAATCACCAAAGGAGAAAATGACACGCTCATAAGCATGTTCTCTCGAGCTTAAGATATTGCGGTAGATATCCGCTTTTCTAAATAGCTTTGTACTTTGCTCGTAGGCGTCATAGACCCGTTTTCCACCTTTGAAGGCTACGATCAGAAGGGGTAGTGAGATGACTCCGATCACAAGTGTCATCACGACGGTCTGCTGATATAGGACAACAAACATACTCGCGATTTTGAGCATGTATGTCAGCAGATTCAATCCGTTGATGTAGGATAGCTGGATCTTCTCGTGAATATCCTCTTTAATGCGCTTCAGCTGGTCATAGGTGGCGGCATGTTCAAAGTACTCATACTTGATTCTCGAACAGTGCTCTACGATATCCGGTGTCAGCGTCACACTCAGTTTTAACCCTAGAGCGTCCTTTAAGAGATCAAAGCTCTGTTCAAGGGCCCAGGCCGTACCGATCAGCCCTATCATGGCGCACAGTGCAAGAAGCATTTCTCTTGTATCGCCGCCACGGCTCTTTATCGCAGTATCGATGAACCATGCGCTAAGGTATACCGTCGCGACGGGTACTGCTGATAACATCACCCTGATCACCAACATCAAACTGCTGGTCAGAGGCGCGTATCCAAATACAAGTTTAGGTGTAGTGACTTCACGTTTCATTTTATCCCCCAAAGCATTTTATTACTCTAAAATTGAACTACTCTTCTAAGATATGGCATCGAAGTGGAAGTGTCAATATCTTCAGACAAGTTGACTCGCGTCGGTTCAAGAATAAAAAAAACAGGTGAATCATAGATTCACCTGCCTTATCCTATCTTTTTATTCAAAGAATGATTCACGCATGTTCTTGATCGCCGACAAGAGAGGCGCGTTCGCGGTCTTACCAAGCCCGCAGAAGGAAACCTCTTTCATGAGTCTCGCATACTTTTCCGCTTTTGCGATCAGCGCGTCATCGTGCTCGCCATGTGCGATTCTTCCTAAGATATGTGTGATCTGTCTGTTTCCTTCCCTACAAGGCGTGCATTTACCACAGCTCTCATCTAAGAAGAACTCATATACCGTTTCGAGATAGTCCACTAAACGGACCGATTCGTCCGCAACCACGATGGCACCAGAACCGACATCGAAACCATGTTCCCAAAGTTCTTGATAGCACAGTCTCAAATCGAACTCATGAGCCGGAACGATAGGACCTGACGCTCCGCCTATCTGTAAAAACTTAGGCTTGGCTCCGTCCTTCATCCCGCCGCAAAGCTCGTTAATAATATCATTAAGACTCGCACCGAATTCTACCTCAAAGGCACCAGGTTTGTTAACTTTACCACTAACAGAGATCACTTTTGTTCCAATCGAATCCGGTGTTCCCAGTTTCATGTACTTCTCTACGCCGAATTCTAGCACCGCAGGAATCGCAGCCAAGGTCTCGACGTTCATGACAAGTGTCGGTAGCTGGAACAGTCCACGCACCTTCGTATAAGGTGGTTTCTTTCTCGGTTTTCCAGGGTTTCCTTCAATCGACTCGATCAAGGCCCCGCCTTCGCCGCAAACATATGCTCCAGCTCCCGAGAAGACTTCAAGTGAAAAGTTGAAACCCGATCCTTTGATATTCGTGCCTAAATAACCAGCCTCTTGTGTTTTTTGAATCGCATTGTGCAGCAGCCCGTGTAAATGGAAGTACTCTTCCCTCACATAGATATAACCGTCTGTAGCGTCTGCGACAAGGGCACTTATAAGCATGCCCTCTACAATGCTGTAGGGATCGAATTCAATGAACTGACGGTCCTTATAGGTTCCAGGTTCGCCTTCATCGGCGTTACAGATGATATATTTCTTCTCTCCAGGCACCACTTTTGATTGCTCAAGTTTGATTCCTGTAGGATAGCCCGCACCGCCTCTGCCTCTTATTCCTGATTTTTTGATGTCTTCGATCACATCCTCGGATTTTCGGTTGAGACAATTCTCAAATTGCTTGAAACCACCAAGTGAGATATAACCCTCGATCGACATCGGATCGTATTCCTTAAACTTCTTTGTGAGTATCCTTTGTGTTTTAACAGCCATCCTATCGCCCCCTTATTTCGCTTAAAATCGTAGCGACTTTTTCGTGTGTAAGGTTGCCATGTACTGTTTTATCAATTCGAATAGCCGGTGATACATCGCAAGCTCCAATACATTCGGTATACTCCAGTGAGAACATCTGGTCATCTGTTACCTGACCCACTTTAATTCCTAAATGCTCTTCTAGACTATCACGAATATTTTGGTAACCGTTCACTAGACATGCTGTGCTCTTACAGATCTGAATGACGTGTTTGCCTCTTGGCTCTGTAGATAGCGATGAAAAGAACGAAATTACCGCCGAAACATGAGCGAGTGTCACATTGAGTTTCGATGCTATATAGCTTGCCACCTCTTGTGAGATATAGTGGTAGGGGCTAAGCTCTTGCGCCTCTTGAAGAATGGGCAAAAGATGTGACTCATTGTTTCCATGAGCTTCACAAATAGCGTCGACTTGTTGACAAGTTTCTCTTGTAAATGTCACTAATCAAATCCTCCTTTTCCTTTATCGGTTCCCTTTGGTATAATAGCAATAGGGAACGTTAATTTGTGGACAATATCAGTGTATCACAATTGACAGAATAGTCGAACAATTGTTACTATTTTAACATCTAATTTTATACGAGGTGAAATGATGCGAGAAACTCTTTACACAGAAGCAGTGGAATTAGTAAAAAACCGTCAATACCAACAAGCGGTAGATTCGATCAAAGAAATACTTGAAGCAGAACTGCAAGACGATGTGCACTATAAGGCTTTAAAGCTATATGCAGACCTGATCGGACCGATTGCCAACAAAGATTATATCGCCGCAATCGACATGTACCAGAGCATCATCAACGAAACCGAAAACGACGACCTATACGCCCAAAGCCAAATCGCGATACTTAACGCCTACCTTAGCCTAAGCATCGACATGATGGACGCCTACGAAAGCACAAGAGACGTCATCGAAACCGACGACGACAGCGCCAACGACTTCATGCAACAGCTCGACCAAAGAAGAGAAGACTTCCTAACCGCCCGAGCAGAAGCCGTTTATAAAAAAAGGATGTAGCACGAACGTACCCCAGTTCGTGCCGCCCCTACGGCAAAGCAGCTCGTCTTTCAGGTGCTGAAGAGTAGCTTCAATCTCTCAAAGCCCTAAAGCCTCAGAACGTACCCCAGTTCGTGCCGCCTCCATGGCAAAGCAGCTCGTCTTCCAGGTGCTGAAGAATGGCTCAAATCTAAAAAACAAAAGACAGTTCGCAAGAACTGTCTTTTTTATCTTCTATCTTCCAATCACCTAATACCCCAACACCTTGATAAAATCAACATAAGGGTCTTCAGTCCCCTGCATCAGCGAAGGTTGGCTCTTTAAACGAACAATATGCTCCACCATCTGCGCACTGATTTTCTCGCCTGGTGTCACAATCGGTATTCCAGGCGGATAGGTCATGATCGACTCGCCGCTGATCTCACCAACGGCATCTTCAAGCGCGACCACGTGCTTGGTCGCATAATAGGCATCCCGTGGAGAAACGATCACTTGAGGATTTGTAAGCGTCGCCGTATAAAGTATCACCGGCTCGCTTTTTCGTCTGTTGAGTGCAATATCTTCAAGTGCGTCTACAAGCGCGCTCAAACTCTCTTTTGTATCGCCTAAGCTGACGATTGCTAGAATATTGTACATGTCCGCCATTTCAATCTGAATATTATAGTGCTCAAAGAGCATGTCATATACTTCAAAACCTGTGAGCCCTAGCTGAGCGACATTAACACCTAGTTTTGTCGTGTCAAATGCGAACACACCGGGATGACCGATCTGGTCTGGTCCAAAGGCATATAATCCTTCGATTCCCTCTATTCTCACACGAGCCTCTTCACATAACTTCAAAATGTTACTGATTCGCTCCTCCCCCTCTGTCGCCAGCTGAGCCCTTGCGATATCAAGACTAGCCATCAGAAGGTAGGATGCCGAAGTCGTCTGAGTCAGACTAAGTGTGGTCTTGACCTTGCTGTGCGCGATTCTCTCTTCATTCAACAAAAGGATAGAGCTTTGTGTTAAAGATCCTCCTGTCTTATGAAGGCTGACAGCGCTCATGTCGGCACCAAGCTTCATTGCCGATTGAGGTACGTCGGGATGAAAATGAAAATGTGCTCCGTGCGCTTCATCGACAAGCACCATCATATTGTACTGGTGGGCAAACCTGATGATCTCCTTGAGATCCGATGCAGCTCCATAATAAGTAGGGTTGATGATGAACACCGCCGCCGCTTCAGGGTTGTCCGCGATGGTCTGCTTGATGTCTTCAAGTTCGACACTCATGGCTATTCCAAGCTGCTCGTCAATCTGGGGCTGAACATAAATCGGTATCGCACCCGATAGGATAAGCGCCGAAGTCGCCGACTTGTGACAGTTTCTTGGCAAAATCACCTTATCCCCCGGTTCACAGACACTCATGATCATCGCTTGTATACCTGCCGAGGTACCATTGACAAGGAAATATGCCCTATCTGCTCCAAATGCCTCTGCTGCAAGTGCTTCGGCTTCCTTGATCACACCGATCGGATTGGATAGGTTATCTAGACAAGGCATCGAGTTCACATCGAGCTCAAACATCTTATCTCCGTAATATTCCCTCATCTTTTCAAGACCCTTGCCATGCTTGTGCCCGGGAACATCAAAAGGAATCACTTTTCTCTCATCGTATGCTTTGAGTGCGTCAAATAGAGGTGTTGCCAGTTGTTTATTCAAATCATGTCACCTTCTTTACTTTACTGTGTAATCAACTGATATGCCAGTTGCGCTGTTTTCGTCAGATTTTCGATACTGATACGTTCATCGAGTGTGTGTACCTTTTCCATACCTACCCCGAGATTGACTGCCTCAATACCTTTTTTGTTATAATTGTTGGTATCCGAGCCTCCACCTGTTCCCTTGTAATGGGCTTTAGCTCCTATCGCTTCGATCGCTTTTGCGACTTCTTTTACTATTTCACTTTCCATCGACACTTCAAAAGCGTCATAGGCTCTTTCGATGTTGATCTCTGCCACCGCGCCGAACTCTTCAGCCGCTTGTTCGAAACACTCGACCATATGTGCCGTCTGATGATTCAGCTTATCATTTTTTTGTGATCTGGCTTCTGCCTTGATGATCACTTCAGGACAAACGATATTGGTCGCTTGACCCCCTGTGATCGTACCCACGTTGGCAGTGGTGTCTTCATCGATTCTAAGCAGGTTCATACGATTGATCGCAGATGCGGCGATTTGAATCGCACTGATTCCTTCTTCAGGACAAACACCCGCATGGGCAGGTTTGCCTTTTATCACAACATCGATCTTATCCTGAGCTGGTCCGTTGACGATCACTTCGCCTGGAGCGCCGCCACTATCGAATACTACGGCCATTTTAGCGTCGATCATCGAATAGTCGAGAAACTTGGATCCATTGAGTCCACCTTCTTCCGCTATGCAAAATACGATCTCAAGCGGTCTGATGGCATCTCCGTTTTCTGTAGCGAACTCAATCGCCTCAAGTATAGCTGCGATTCCCGCCTTATCGTCTGAACCCAATACCGTAGTCCCGTCACTGACGATGTATCCGTCTTTTATCTCAGGCCTTATGCCGATACCAGGTCTTACCGTATCCATATGGCTTGAAAGCAATAGTGTGCGCTGAGATTTGGTATCCCCGTATTTAGCAATCAGATTGCCTGTATTGGATGGAAAAGAAAGATTAGCCTTATCATAACTTACGCTAAATCCAAGGCGTTCAAGTACTGGTTCAATATAATCAGCAACCGGTTTTTCATTGCCTGTCTCACTATCGATCCGAACTAAATCCATAAAGTTTTTTACTAACCGATCTGTATTCATAAATTCCTCCTAATCCACCTTATAGGGGTATGGTTTGTCTAACATAAATCTGAACATTGATATGTTGAGCATAACAAAGAAAAAAGGCAGACACAAGTGTCTACCTTTACAAATATTCTTTAAAATTTAGTAATTTGACTCTTTAACTTCAAAGTAGTTTTGCGGATGAAGACACGCTGGACATTTCTCAGGTGCTGATTCACCTTCGTGAACATAACCGCACTTATCACATTTCCATCTTTCTACTTCGCCTTTTTTAAATACTTCATCGTTTTCAATGTTGGCAGCAAGTTTAAGGTAACGCTGTTCGTGTTCCTTTTCTACTTTTGCGATCATTGTAAACGCAGCAGCCACCTGCATGAATCCTTCTTCTTTGGCAACTTCAGCAAAGTGAGGATATAATTCTGTGTATTCTTCATTCTCGCCTGCAGCGGCTTCTTTAAGGTTCTCAAGTGTTGAAGCAACTTTTCCAGCTGGGTACATCGCAGTGATCTCCACTCCGCCACCTTCAAGGAAGCTGAAAAATCTTTCCGCATGCACTCTCTCGTTGTCGGCAGTCTCAAGGAATAGTGCCGCGATTTGATTGAAGCCTTCTTTTTTTGCTTGCTTTGCAAACATCGTATATCTGTTTCTCGCCTGTGATTCACCAGCGAATGCCTTTAATAGGTTTTGCTCAGTTTTTGTACCTTTAATTGAAGCCATCGTATCTCTCCCTTATTATCTCATTATGCGTTTGTCGGTGGAACAAATGTACGTGTCGCAAGTTCTCTGTCAAGCATTAAAACAGCGTGTCCTTCGCCGTTGATCAACTTCAGTTGATCGAGGATGCTGTTCACATTGGATTCTTCTTCCACTTGCTCATCAATGAACCATTGCAAGAAACTTGTAGAAGCGTAATCTCTCTCTTCAATTGCAAGTGCCATCAGATCATTTATAAGACTTGTCACGTGTTCCTCATGTTTTAGTGTTTCCTCGAAAACATGGATCATATTATCCCAATCGGTGATCGGCTGATCCATTGCTTCCAACACCACCCTACCGCCACGTTCGTTCACATAGTTGTAGAATTTAAGTGCGTGGAACTGTTCCTCTTCAAATTGAATTCTCATCCAGTTTGCAAAACCTGGCAGATTTCGGTTTTCAAAATAGGCAGACATCGACAGGTAAAGAAATGCCGAATAGAATTCTGCATTGATTTGTTTATTATAGGCTTGATTCAATTTATCCTTAAGCATGTATTCACTCCTTAGTGGCGGGTATTATGATTTCCAGTGGCCATGAAGGTT
Proteins encoded:
- a CDS encoding ABC transporter ATP-binding protein, with the protein product MKREVTTPKLVFGYAPLTSSLMLVIRVMLSAVPVATVYLSAWFIDTAIKSRGGDTREMLLALCAMIGLIGTAWALEQSFDLLKDALGLKLSVTLTPDIVEHCSRIKYEYFEHAATYDQLKRIKEDIHEKIQLSYINGLNLLTYMLKIASMFVVLYQQTVVMTLVIGVISLPLLIVAFKGGKRVYDAYEQSTKLFRKADIYRNILSSREHAYERVIFSFGDFINKKWQESFTEARRIDYKVTLQNFVRMKSSSLAVIFFSMSIAFLLAPSVADRSMSPGLYIGLITAVFKLVDVLSWELIVNVKDYSKYRLLVADLNRFYNYDKEIDSLQPLRHDSESRRISFDKVSFKYPSTTGPILKGIDFSLEPGKTYAVVGANGAGKSTLIKLLTGLYDEFEGSVMVGGKSISEMNKDELRAYFGIVHQDFTAYHLTLREQLKLAGVELDENKQSFLQALRDLKMEDWFASLPFGLDTHLGKLEKDGVELSGGLWQKIAILRVLLQNRPIQILDEPTAALDPLVERELYEQFERLSKDKTSILVTHRLAAASIADEILVLEEGAIVEHGTHEELMAEEGIYAGMYNTQRSWYHDIA
- a CDS encoding NADH-quinone oxidoreductase subunit F — protein: MAVKTQRILTKKFKEYDPMSIEGYISLGGFKQFENCLNRKSEDVIEDIKKSGIRGRGGAGYPTGIKLEQSKVVPGEKKYIICNADEGEPGTYKDRQFIEFDPYSIVEGMLISALVADATDGYIYVREEYFHLHGLLHNAIQKTQEAGYLGTNIKGSGFNFSLEVFSGAGAYVCGEGGALIESIEGNPGKPRKKPPYTKVRGLFQLPTLVMNVETLAAIPAVLEFGVEKYMKLGTPDSIGTKVISVSGKVNKPGAFEVEFGASLNDIINELCGGMKDGAKPKFLQIGGASGPIVPAHEFDLRLCYQELWEHGFDVGSGAIVVADESVRLVDYLETVYEFFLDESCGKCTPCREGNRQITHILGRIAHGEHDDALIAKAEKYARLMKEVSFCGLGKTANAPLLSAIKNMRESFFE
- a CDS encoding NAD(P)H-dependent oxidoreductase subunit E, producing the protein MTFTRETCQQVDAICEAHGNNESHLLPILQEAQELSPYHYISQEVASYIASKLNVTLAHVSAVISFFSSLSTEPRGKHVIQICKSTACLVNGYQNIRDSLEEHLGIKVGQVTDDQMFSLEYTECIGACDVSPAIRIDKTVHGNLTHEKVATILSEIRGR
- a CDS encoding aminotransferase class I/II-fold pyridoxal phosphate-dependent enzyme, with product MNKQLATPLFDALKAYDERKVIPFDVPGHKHGKGLEKMREYYGDKMFELDVNSMPCLDNLSNPIGVIKEAEALAAEAFGADRAYFLVNGTSAGIQAMIMSVCEPGDKVILPRNCHKSATSALILSGAIPIYVQPQIDEQLGIAMSVELEDIKQTIADNPEAAAVFIINPTYYGAASDLKEIIRFAHQYNMMVLVDEAHGAHFHFHPDVPQSAMKLGADMSAVSLHKTGGSLTQSSILLLNEERIAHSKVKTTLSLTQTTSASYLLMASLDIARAQLATEGEERISNILKLCEEARVRIEGIEGLYAFGPDQIGHPGVFAFDTTKLGVNVAQLGLTGFEVYDMLFEHYNIQIEMADMYNILAIVSLGDTKESLSALVDALEDIALNRRKSEPVILYTATLTNPQVIVSPRDAYYATKHVVALEDAVGEISGESIMTYPPGIPIVTPGEKISAQMVEHIVRLKSQPSLMQGTEDPYVDFIKVLGY
- a CDS encoding M20/M25/M40 family metallo-hydrolase, with product MNTDRLVKNFMDLVRIDSETGNEKPVADYIEPVLERLGFSVSYDKANLSFPSNTGNLIAKYGDTKSQRTLLLSSHMDTVRPGIGIRPEIKDGYIVSDGTTVLGSDDKAGIAAILEAIEFATENGDAIRPLEIVFCIAEEGGLNGSKFLDYSMIDAKMAVVFDSGGAPGEVIVNGPAQDKIDVVIKGKPAHAGVCPEEGISAIQIAASAINRMNLLRIDEDTTANVGTITGGQATNIVCPEVIIKAEARSQKNDKLNHQTAHMVECFEQAAEEFGAVAEINIERAYDAFEVSMESEIVKEVAKAIEAIGAKAHYKGTGGGSDTNNYNKKGIEAVNLGVGMEKVHTLDERISIENLTKTAQLAYQLITQ
- the rbr gene encoding rubrerythrin, whose protein sequence is MASIKGTKTEQNLLKAFAGESQARNRYTMFAKQAKKEGFNQIAALFLETADNERVHAERFFSFLEGGGVEITAMYPAGKVASTLENLKEAAAGENEEYTELYPHFAEVAKEEGFMQVAAAFTMIAKVEKEHEQRYLKLAANIENDEVFKKGEVERWKCDKCGYVHEGESAPEKCPACLHPQNYFEVKESNY
- a CDS encoding ferritin, which encodes MLKDKLNQAYNKQINAEFYSAFLYLSMSAYFENRNLPGFANWMRIQFEEEQFHALKFYNYVNERGGRVVLEAMDQPITDWDNMIHVFEETLKHEEHVTSLINDLMALAIEERDYASTSFLQWFIDEQVEEESNVNSILDQLKLINGEGHAVLMLDRELATRTFVPPTNA